One genomic region from Shewanella aestuarii encodes:
- a CDS encoding chemotaxis protein CheA, which produces MSFDVDEEILQDFLIEAGEILELLQEQLVALENNPDDSDLLNAIFRGFHTVKGGAGFLSLTPMVDVCHEAENTFDLLRTAKRSVNAELMDIILQAVDAINTMFAQTQQGEQQDPADPELLDKLKLLSSGAPLPSELGETYEEVTEESVVELVEEISTTSEPEVIEDSPASASIDEIDESEFEALLDALHGQGKSPTSSSVVQSTNEQVAPPPTTSAATNSDEITDDEFEALLDELHGSGSFKAPGVNPAPAVIEEPKQLVDSDDITDDEFERLLDELHGKGAAPTKSVESSTIEAAVTDKVSQPVAAKTVNVAPAVKAKPAPAAKEPEVMKDKAPAKAAPSVPQGETTVRVDTSRLDQIMNMVGELVLVRNRLVSLGVTREDEEMSKALANLDLVTADLQGAVMKTRMQPIKKVFGRFPRVVRDLARTLNKEIDLILIGEETDLDKNLVEALADPLVHLVRNSVDHGIEMPITREANGKPRTGTITLSASQEGDHILLKIEDDGAGMDPNKLKQIAISRGVLDEDAAARMTDNEAYNLIFAPGFSTKVEISDISGRGVGMDVVKTRITQLNGTVHIDSMLGKGTVLEIKVPLTLAIMPTLMVDVSKQVFALPLSSVNEIFHLDLTKTNIVDGQLTVIVRDKAVPLFYLEHWLHRNKTKFKHGDKKHGHVVIVQLGTMQIGFVVDALIGQEEVVIKPLGSMLQGTPGMAGATITSDGGIALILDVPGLLKHYAKNKK; this is translated from the coding sequence ATGTCATTTGATGTTGATGAAGAGATACTCCAGGACTTTTTAATTGAAGCTGGTGAGATTTTAGAGCTTCTACAAGAGCAACTTGTCGCTCTTGAAAATAATCCTGATGACAGCGATTTATTAAATGCGATTTTTCGTGGCTTTCATACCGTTAAAGGCGGTGCTGGCTTTTTAAGTCTGACACCAATGGTAGATGTATGTCATGAAGCCGAAAACACCTTTGATTTGTTAAGAACAGCTAAACGAAGTGTCAATGCGGAGCTGATGGATATTATCCTGCAAGCCGTTGATGCCATTAACACGATGTTTGCACAAACTCAGCAAGGTGAACAACAAGATCCTGCCGATCCTGAATTGCTTGATAAATTGAAGTTGCTGAGTTCAGGTGCTCCGCTGCCATCAGAGTTGGGTGAAACCTATGAAGAAGTGACCGAAGAGTCAGTTGTTGAGCTCGTAGAAGAAATCTCTACAACATCAGAGCCTGAGGTGATTGAAGATAGTCCAGCATCTGCATCGATTGATGAAATTGATGAATCCGAATTTGAAGCCTTATTAGACGCACTACATGGGCAAGGCAAAAGCCCGACTAGCTCAAGTGTCGTTCAGTCAACAAACGAGCAAGTCGCTCCCCCGCCAACAACCAGTGCAGCCACAAACAGTGACGAGATAACCGACGATGAATTTGAAGCGCTGTTAGATGAGCTTCATGGCTCAGGTTCATTTAAAGCACCAGGTGTTAATCCAGCTCCTGCTGTAATCGAAGAGCCTAAGCAATTAGTTGATTCAGATGATATTACAGATGATGAATTTGAAAGATTGCTTGATGAGTTGCACGGTAAAGGTGCTGCGCCAACAAAATCTGTAGAATCATCCACTATCGAGGCAGCCGTAACAGATAAAGTAAGTCAACCTGTTGCTGCCAAAACGGTTAATGTTGCCCCGGCTGTTAAAGCTAAACCTGCTCCTGCGGCTAAAGAGCCTGAGGTGATGAAAGATAAAGCGCCAGCAAAAGCTGCGCCATCAGTGCCGCAAGGTGAGACAACGGTGCGGGTTGATACCTCACGTTTAGATCAAATCATGAATATGGTTGGTGAACTTGTGTTAGTTCGCAACCGATTAGTCAGTTTAGGCGTAACTCGTGAAGACGAAGAAATGTCTAAAGCTTTAGCTAACCTTGATTTAGTAACTGCAGATCTTCAGGGTGCAGTAATGAAAACTCGAATGCAGCCAATTAAAAAGGTATTTGGTCGCTTTCCTAGAGTTGTTCGAGATCTCGCACGGACCTTAAACAAAGAAATTGATCTCATTCTAATTGGTGAAGAGACCGATTTGGATAAGAACTTAGTCGAGGCATTAGCAGACCCTTTAGTTCACTTAGTCAGAAACTCCGTTGATCATGGCATCGAAATGCCCATCACGCGTGAAGCAAACGGTAAGCCACGCACTGGTACCATCACATTATCGGCCAGCCAAGAAGGCGATCACATCTTATTGAAAATTGAAGATGATGGCGCAGGCATGGACCCTAACAAGTTAAAACAGATTGCGATCAGCCGCGGGGTGCTTGATGAAGACGCCGCTGCAAGAATGACAGATAATGAAGCATATAATTTAATTTTTGCACCGGGCTTTTCTACTAAAGTTGAAATTTCAGATATTTCTGGACGTGGTGTTGGTATGGATGTGGTTAAAACCCGCATCACTCAACTTAACGGCACGGTTCATATTGATTCAATGCTTGGAAAGGGCACTGTCTTAGAAATTAAAGTGCCACTTACGTTAGCGATTATGCCAACCTTAATGGTTGATGTGTCTAAACAAGTGTTTGCTTTGCCGCTTTCAAGCGTAAATGAAATCTTCCATCTTGATTTAACCAAAACCAATATTGTTGATGGTCAATTAACGGTTATTGTTCGTGATAAAGCCGTACCATTATTTTACTTAGAGCATTGGTTACATCGTAACAAAACTAAGTTTAAACATGGTGATAAAAAACATGGTCATGTTGTGATTGTACAACTGGGCACCATGCAAATAGGCTTTGTTGTTGACGCCCTAATTGGTCAAGAAGAGGTGGTTATTAAGCCATTGGGTAGTATGCTTCAAGGCACGCCGGGCATGGCTGGTGCAACTATTACCTCTGATGGTGGCATCGCGTTAATTTTAGATGTTCCTGGTTTATTAAAACATTACGCCAAAAATAAAAAATAA
- a CDS encoding protein-glutamate methylesterase/protein-glutamine glutaminase, giving the protein MAIKVLVVDDSSFFRRRVSEIVNQDPDLEVVAVAVNGQEAVKMAAELNPQVITMDIEMPVMDGITAVREIMASNPIPILMFSSLTHDGAKATLDALEAGALDFLPKRFEDIATNKEDAISLLQQRIKTLGRRRLYRPISRIPSVSSSHSSISSRASLSTTGTASLASARQLEPRSTSPLSSRALSSGMTDPRTKPVVSSSVSSIRPSGKSYKLLLIGTSTGGPVALQKVLTQFPSNYPHPILLIQHMPAAFTPAFAARLNSLCKISVKEAENGDQLKPGCAYLAPGGMQLLVEKTAGTGRLKVIAGNVDMNYKPCVDITFASASKAFGGDILAVVLTGMGADGREGARMLKNAGANIWAQDEASCVVYGMPQAIAAAGLASHSISLDNMAEAILKETHHG; this is encoded by the coding sequence ATGGCTATAAAAGTACTCGTAGTTGATGATTCAAGCTTTTTTCGACGTCGGGTCAGTGAAATTGTTAATCAAGATCCTGATCTCGAAGTTGTTGCGGTTGCTGTTAATGGGCAAGAAGCGGTGAAAATGGCCGCTGAGTTGAATCCTCAAGTCATTACGATGGATATTGAAATGCCTGTCATGGATGGCATTACCGCCGTCCGTGAAATTATGGCCTCGAATCCAATTCCCATTTTAATGTTTTCATCATTAACCCATGATGGTGCTAAAGCTACTTTGGACGCATTAGAGGCCGGCGCGTTAGATTTTTTACCCAAGCGCTTTGAAGATATCGCAACTAACAAAGAAGACGCGATATCTTTATTGCAACAGCGTATCAAGACCTTGGGACGACGTCGCCTTTACCGCCCTATAAGCCGGATACCTTCGGTGAGTTCCAGTCACAGTAGTATCTCAAGTCGTGCAAGTTTGTCCACGACGGGAACGGCAAGTTTAGCTTCAGCTCGACAACTTGAACCTAGATCAACTTCACCATTGTCAAGCAGAGCTCTATCGTCAGGTATGACCGACCCACGTACTAAGCCTGTTGTGAGTTCTTCAGTTTCTTCAATTCGTCCTAGTGGCAAAAGTTATAAGTTGTTACTGATAGGCACCTCTACAGGTGGCCCTGTGGCATTGCAGAAAGTGTTGACGCAATTTCCAAGTAATTACCCTCATCCCATTTTACTGATACAGCATATGCCTGCTGCATTCACACCAGCGTTTGCTGCGCGTTTAAATAGTTTGTGCAAGATCAGTGTTAAAGAGGCCGAGAATGGTGATCAATTAAAACCAGGTTGTGCATACTTAGCGCCAGGAGGAATGCAACTCTTAGTGGAAAAGACGGCAGGAACAGGGCGACTGAAAGTGATTGCCGGTAACGTTGATATGAATTATAAGCCTTGTGTTGATATCACTTTTGCATCGGCCTCAAAAGCTTTTGGAGGGGATATTCTTGCTGTGGTACTGACGGGAATGGGCGCAGACGGTAGAGAAGGCGCTCGTATGTTAAAAAATGCTGGGGCCAACATTTGGGCTCAAGATGAAGCAAGTTGTGTGGTTTATGGCATGCCGCAAGCCATTGCAGCCGCTGGGTTAGCAAGCCATTCGATTAGTTTAGATAATATGGCAGAAGCGATATTGAAAGAGACGCATCATGGCTAA
- a CDS encoding membrane anchored protein in chemotaxis locus has translation MANGYLHHQNKGSVMPNLMLFLLTIAVIFLAGLYFETLRKNTKLEAEVARLESTQVLLMVPDEQAEDIANWLKQHPDQTDAIIEFASDKNSSTNTKSVLLGPNAQPDKSSPTQAVNQQTNNMVSPQSDVIISENEDGVKVISLPNGGIRVTTRELDETESKKPLMD, from the coding sequence ATGGCTAATGGGTATCTACATCATCAAAATAAAGGTAGTGTAATGCCTAATTTGATGTTGTTTTTATTAACCATTGCCGTTATTTTTTTGGCTGGACTGTACTTTGAAACCTTACGTAAAAATACCAAACTAGAAGCCGAAGTTGCCCGTTTAGAAAGCACTCAAGTGTTACTGATGGTACCAGATGAACAAGCTGAAGACATTGCCAACTGGTTAAAACAACACCCTGATCAAACTGATGCCATTATTGAATTTGCCTCAGATAAAAATAGTTCGACAAACACAAAAAGTGTGCTGTTGGGACCTAATGCTCAACCCGATAAATCAAGTCCAACACAGGCTGTTAATCAGCAAACCAATAACATGGTTTCACCACAATCTGATGTCATTATTTCAGAAAATGAAGATGGTGTGAAAGTGATTAGTTTACCCAACGGTGGTATTAGGGTGACTACTCGAGAGTTAGATGAGACTGAGTCAAAGAAACCGTTAATGGATTAA
- a CDS encoding ParA family protein — protein MKVWTVANQKGGVGKTTSVASLAGALVKRGKRVLMIDTDPHASLGYYLGIDSEEVPGSLYDVFVNHKALNAEFIQQYILPTQIEGLDLLPATMALATLDRALGHQEGMGLVLRNLIAFLEGKYDVAIIDCPPVLGVLMVNALAASQHIIIPVQTEFLAIKGLDRMIKTMELMGRSKKTQYSYSIIPTMYDKRTKASPIALAYLQEKYSKHLWPNVIPVDTKFRDASLAHLPASHYSAASRGVKAYNVLLDYLLAREFAHVKIG, from the coding sequence TTGAAAGTCTGGACTGTCGCAAATCAAAAAGGTGGCGTGGGTAAAACAACCAGTGTTGCCAGTCTTGCGGGTGCTTTGGTTAAACGAGGCAAACGAGTCTTGATGATCGATACCGATCCGCACGCTTCACTCGGTTATTATTTAGGCATTGATTCTGAAGAGGTTCCGGGGTCATTGTATGATGTTTTTGTTAATCATAAAGCACTAAACGCTGAATTTATCCAGCAATATATTTTACCTACTCAAATTGAAGGTTTAGATTTACTGCCAGCAACCATGGCACTTGCTACTCTAGATCGTGCATTGGGACATCAAGAGGGGATGGGGTTAGTATTACGAAATCTTATTGCTTTTTTAGAGGGCAAATATGATGTTGCTATTATAGATTGCCCGCCCGTTTTAGGTGTGTTAATGGTCAATGCTTTGGCAGCCAGTCAGCATATTATTATTCCTGTCCAAACCGAATTTTTAGCCATTAAAGGCTTAGATAGAATGATTAAGACCATGGAGTTGATGGGGAGGTCTAAAAAAACGCAATATAGTTATAGCATTATTCCCACCATGTATGACAAGCGCACCAAAGCTTCGCCGATTGCGCTGGCCTATTTACAAGAGAAATATAGTAAACATTTATGGCCCAACGTTATTCCTGTGGATACTAAGTTTCGAGATGCCAGTTTAGCACATTTGCCCGCGTCACATTATTCTGCAGCCAGTCGAGGTGTTAAAGCCTATAATGTGTTACTTGATTATTTATTAGCGCGGGAGTTTGCTCATGTCAAAATCGGTTGA
- a CDS encoding chemotaxis protein CheW, whose translation MSKSVDETVFDYFTLLLSEPTEKLIEQKDVPQTNARPSLAEHELIKPVTSTKSAVISKKSTEHLVAPQVDARPNETRRFAEPTTSIDKAALTKLLSAVSDPEPQTQVEAKVEAKIDAVKNSISVDEIKASANKVRQAIIGKANEAPKQTAVDIVNTHKTTQANKEINSLADKKLSETAPNSIKKAIIDHKPDVDDSDTLALQTQLGATPPSITHDLQQVLDNEFQVLFFKVAGLTLAVPLVSLGGIVKVERISHLIGRPKWFLGVQTHREEKINVVDTGAWVMPEKYTPQLAESIDYQYLVMLEDSRWGLACESLVNAVKIDKSHVNWREKSGKRPWLAGVVKQQMCGILHVQALIKMLDAGLGCQDSIDRG comes from the coding sequence ATGTCAAAATCGGTTGATGAAACTGTTTTTGATTATTTTACATTATTACTGAGTGAGCCTACTGAAAAGCTCATTGAGCAAAAAGATGTACCTCAAACCAACGCCAGGCCTTCGCTTGCTGAACATGAGCTAATCAAGCCAGTCACTAGCACTAAATCAGCAGTCATATCGAAAAAATCAACAGAACACCTTGTCGCACCTCAAGTGGATGCTCGACCTAATGAAACAAGAAGGTTCGCTGAGCCGACTACAAGCATTGATAAAGCGGCATTAACAAAACTGCTATCTGCGGTGTCCGATCCAGAACCTCAAACGCAAGTTGAAGCAAAGGTTGAAGCAAAGATTGATGCTGTCAAAAACTCAATTTCGGTTGATGAAATCAAAGCTAGTGCAAATAAAGTTCGTCAAGCAATCATAGGCAAAGCAAATGAAGCGCCTAAACAAACAGCAGTTGATATTGTTAACACTCATAAAACAACTCAAGCTAATAAAGAAATCAATTCGTTAGCCGATAAAAAATTATCCGAAACAGCGCCAAATTCAATAAAAAAAGCTATTATTGATCATAAGCCAGATGTCGATGATTCAGATACGTTAGCACTACAGACCCAATTAGGGGCAACACCGCCAAGTATCACCCATGACTTACAGCAAGTGCTGGATAATGAGTTTCAAGTGCTGTTTTTTAAGGTGGCGGGGTTAACACTAGCCGTTCCTCTTGTCAGTTTAGGGGGAATAGTCAAGGTAGAACGAATTAGCCATTTAATTGGTCGTCCAAAATGGTTTTTAGGGGTACAAACTCACAGAGAAGAAAAGATTAATGTGGTAGATACTGGTGCTTGGGTTATGCCAGAAAAATATACACCACAACTCGCGGAGTCGATTGATTATCAGTACTTAGTGATGCTAGAAGATAGTCGATGGGGATTGGCTTGTGAGTCATTAGTCAACGCTGTAAAAATTGATAAATCACACGTCAATTGGCGTGAAAAATCCGGTAAGCGCCCATGGCTTGCTGGTGTCGTAAAACAACAAATGTGTGGCATATTACATGTACAAGCGTTAATCAAAATGCTTGATGCAGGTTTAGGTTGTCAGGATTCGATTGACCGAGGTTAA
- a CDS encoding chemotaxis protein CheW: MSDSRSVAAVAAGKDDAVLQWVTFKLDNETYGINVMQVQEVLRYTEIAPVPGAPSYVLGIINLRGNVVTVIDTRSRFGLMSADVDDSTRIVIIEAEKQVIGILVDSVAEVVYLRRSEIDNAPNVGTEESAKFIQGVSNRDNELLILVDLDKLLSDDEWVELTQL; this comes from the coding sequence ATGAGCGATTCTAGAAGTGTAGCAGCTGTTGCTGCAGGTAAAGACGATGCAGTACTACAGTGGGTTACATTTAAATTAGATAATGAAACCTATGGCATTAATGTGATGCAAGTGCAAGAAGTCTTGCGCTACACAGAAATAGCCCCTGTACCTGGTGCACCAAGCTATGTACTCGGGATTATTAACCTACGTGGTAACGTGGTAACAGTTATTGATACCCGTTCACGATTTGGTCTTATGTCAGCAGATGTTGATGATTCTACTCGAATAGTCATTATTGAAGCAGAAAAGCAAGTGATAGGTATTTTGGTCGATAGCGTTGCGGAGGTGGTTTACCTTCGTCGTTCAGAAATTGATAATGCTCCCAATGTCGGCACAGAAGAAAGTGCTAAGTTTATTCAAGGTGTAAGTAATCGAGATAATGAATTACTCATTTTAGTTGATCTTGATAAACTACTTTCAGATGATGAGTGGGTTGAATTAACTCAACTTTAA
- a CDS encoding DUF2802 domain-containing protein: protein MGDEFLIAALVYVIACLGLVLYLQKQSSKLKNKVDALTVLVKESDRQREAVKRELNELRSGTIGMGRKVVELEKKMAKQSEILNEASQQDPQAKLYSRAVKMVALGAGIDELMQECELPKAEAELLLRLHKK from the coding sequence ATGGGTGATGAATTTTTAATAGCGGCCTTGGTGTACGTCATTGCTTGTTTAGGTTTAGTGCTTTATTTACAAAAACAATCGAGTAAATTAAAAAATAAAGTAGATGCCTTAACTGTTTTGGTAAAAGAAAGTGATCGTCAGCGTGAAGCGGTAAAACGCGAACTCAACGAGCTGCGAAGTGGCACCATAGGAATGGGACGTAAAGTTGTTGAGTTAGAAAAGAAAATGGCTAAGCAATCTGAAATACTGAATGAGGCTAGTCAGCAAGATCCGCAAGCTAAACTCTACTCTCGTGCGGTAAAAATGGTTGCGCTAGGAGCAGGCATTGACGAGCTAATGCAAGAGTGTGAATTACCTAAAGCGGAAGCTGAATTATTATTAAGGCTACATAAAAAATAG
- a CDS encoding RsmB/NOP family class I SAM-dependent RNA methyltransferase: MTDNQFSFHFVANSGAEKRAISYASTIYNLFDTVLSNKQPADRVIGQYFKEHKKHGSKDRRVIRESLFGLFRWWGWIQHIGNYQSPATFLQMLTIAAQLESHTWHDIRAAWLEFSDISNNAEININMLLAQSQTQDNDDVTSKLAQFHSISSLTNVTIDQLLPDWFWLHCQVAPTDKQSFIQAMTSRPPIWARAQNRSTQEVIARLKQADIEATPSKYFSDTLNLGYNSINLNQVAAYTSGEIEIQDLASQVIGQTCHPQANSLWWDACSGAGGKSLQLYSLMQQAGAEGRIVASDIRRHALTELQKRAKRAGFKRIEVAPWQGDVLPVASNYFDGVLVDAPCSCTGTWRRNPDMRWIDEVNAISDKPALQLAILSRSAAAVKPLGELVYATCSLASVENEGVVNAFLQANPHFELETITHPFTQTQHSMLTVWPQQANSDGMFVAKMRRVK; encoded by the coding sequence ATGACCGATAATCAATTTAGTTTTCACTTTGTCGCTAATTCCGGCGCAGAAAAACGTGCCATCAGTTACGCCAGCACCATATACAACTTATTTGATACGGTTTTATCAAACAAGCAGCCTGCAGATCGTGTCATCGGACAATATTTTAAAGAACATAAAAAGCATGGTTCGAAAGATAGACGGGTGATCCGAGAAAGCTTGTTCGGCTTATTTCGTTGGTGGGGCTGGATACAACACATAGGTAACTACCAATCTCCGGCAACGTTTTTACAGATGTTGACTATAGCTGCACAATTAGAAAGTCATACATGGCATGACATTCGTGCTGCATGGCTTGAATTCAGTGACATTAGCAACAATGCTGAAATCAATATAAATATGCTATTGGCGCAAAGCCAAACTCAAGATAATGATGATGTGACATCCAAACTGGCTCAATTTCATTCCATTTCGTCATTAACAAATGTCACAATTGACCAGCTTCTGCCAGACTGGTTCTGGCTGCACTGTCAAGTTGCCCCTACAGATAAGCAATCATTTATCCAAGCCATGACCAGCAGACCACCAATATGGGCAAGAGCGCAAAATCGATCTACTCAAGAGGTTATTGCTCGCCTCAAGCAAGCTGATATTGAAGCAACACCAAGTAAATACTTCTCTGACACTCTTAACTTGGGTTACAACAGTATCAATTTGAACCAAGTTGCCGCTTACACATCCGGAGAGATAGAAATTCAAGACCTTGCCTCACAAGTTATTGGTCAAACTTGTCATCCACAAGCGAATAGCCTTTGGTGGGATGCTTGTTCTGGTGCAGGAGGGAAAAGCTTACAGTTATATTCATTAATGCAGCAAGCCGGTGCTGAAGGCCGAATTGTCGCATCGGATATTCGCCGACATGCTTTAACTGAATTGCAAAAGCGTGCAAAACGTGCCGGATTTAAAAGAATTGAGGTAGCGCCTTGGCAAGGTGACGTGCTGCCCGTGGCATCTAACTATTTTGATGGCGTATTAGTTGATGCTCCCTGTAGCTGCACAGGCACATGGCGACGAAATCCTGATATGCGCTGGATTGATGAGGTTAATGCCATAAGCGACAAACCAGCACTGCAACTTGCTATTTTGTCCCGCAGCGCAGCGGCTGTAAAACCTTTAGGCGAGTTAGTGTATGCTACCTGTTCTTTAGCAAGCGTTGAAAATGAAGGAGTTGTGAATGCATTTTTGCAAGCCAACCCACATTTTGAGCTGGAGACTATCACCCATCCTTTTACGCAAACCCAACATTCAATGCTAACGGTTTGGCCGCAGCAAGCTAACAGTGATGGTATGTTCGTTGCCAAAATGCGTCGGGTAAAATAA
- a CDS encoding EscU/YscU/HrcU family type III secretion system export apparatus switch protein, with protein sequence MSQDANKPKIREAVALSFDGKTAPKVTASGKDLVADEIIALAKEAGVHIHEDPNLSEFLQLLEIGEAVPKELYLLIAELIAFVYMLDGKFPEQWNNLHQKIVAKA encoded by the coding sequence ATGAGCCAAGATGCAAACAAACCCAAAATAAGAGAGGCAGTTGCCCTGAGTTTTGACGGTAAAACGGCCCCGAAAGTGACCGCGTCAGGTAAAGATTTAGTGGCAGATGAAATTATTGCACTGGCAAAAGAAGCTGGGGTCCATATCCATGAAGACCCGAACCTGAGTGAGTTTTTACAACTGCTAGAGATTGGTGAGGCTGTACCCAAAGAGCTTTATTTACTCATTGCTGAGCTTATTGCTTTTGTTTACATGTTGGATGGTAAATTCCCTGAGCAGTGGAATAATTTACATCAAAAAATTGTCGCTAAAGCTTAA
- a CDS encoding MlaA family lipoprotein, which yields MKKYQGILLSFSLVAANGATAEPQTSEPELIDPPTVTMTYQDPRDPFESFNRVMWDFNYLYFDKYLFRPIAHGYNDYVPLPMKSGVNNFVRNFEEPSAMVNNALQGKWGWSANAGGRFVINSTLGIVGLIDVAEMMGMSRKHDDFSEVLGYYGVPNGPYFMAPFLGPYVTRELATNWVDSLYFPLSEFTLWQSALKWALKGLHSRASAIDQERLLDNALDPYTFAKEAYLQYVDYNVYDGNVPQIQEDDALLDAYMDELE from the coding sequence ATGAAGAAGTATCAGGGAATATTACTTTCTTTTTCGTTAGTTGCAGCTAACGGCGCTACTGCTGAGCCGCAAACAAGTGAGCCTGAGCTAATCGACCCACCTACTGTGACCATGACATACCAAGATCCTCGTGACCCTTTTGAGAGCTTTAACCGGGTTATGTGGGATTTCAATTACTTATACTTTGATAAATATCTATTTCGTCCTATCGCACACGGCTATAACGATTATGTACCCCTACCAATGAAAAGCGGTGTAAATAATTTTGTGCGTAATTTTGAAGAACCCAGTGCCATGGTAAACAATGCGTTACAAGGTAAGTGGGGCTGGTCAGCTAACGCGGGTGGGCGTTTTGTTATTAATAGTACCTTAGGGATTGTTGGGTTGATTGATGTGGCTGAAATGATGGGTATGTCACGTAAGCATGACGATTTTAGTGAGGTTTTAGGCTATTACGGCGTGCCGAATGGCCCTTATTTTATGGCCCCATTTTTAGGTCCCTATGTGACTCGAGAACTCGCAACAAACTGGGTTGATAGTCTATACTTTCCTTTGTCAGAGTTTACTTTGTGGCAGTCAGCATTAAAGTGGGCATTAAAAGGGCTTCATTCTCGTGCTTCAGCCATTGATCAAGAGAGACTACTTGATAATGCTCTTGATCCCTATACTTTTGCAAAAGAAGCTTACTTGCAGTATGTGGATTATAATGTGTATGATGGAAATGTACCGCAGATTCAAGAAGATGACGCGCTTTTAGATGCCTATATGGATGAGTTAGAATAG
- a CDS encoding response regulator, whose amino-acid sequence MALTDVSVLLVEDDPVFSQLMRDFLDTQGARVEFAIDGLQGLKLFNEHVFDVVIADLNMPKMGGLPMLRQMMTINPQLPAIVISANDVMSDVIEALRIGASDYLIKPVTDLFVVEAAIQQALASAKSEFAAKANDGSDDFSQQFADLSYYELNQNLLLLEQNSQAAKNVQQQLFPASHIQYPNAAINYSLFKNNDVSAYFIDSTMVDDDHLVMYMAHFLPEDNRSAFGCVLLSSFVNDKLKRFRIGQSSILLNPAEMLTYLNDKMMNSGLHLFANMVYVCIDLRSFDTTIAQAGEGLRCYLRNVSGLAPLALPKCQPIGSVLCKVQMTHERRLMPGESICIGTCEQQHQQLLLDDQFKGLVFDKTIVAGGFMQLDVS is encoded by the coding sequence ATGGCCTTAACTGATGTATCTGTGCTTTTAGTCGAAGATGATCCTGTATTTAGTCAATTAATGAGAGACTTTCTAGATACGCAAGGAGCAAGGGTTGAGTTTGCCATTGATGGACTCCAGGGACTTAAGCTATTTAATGAACATGTATTTGATGTTGTGATTGCCGATTTAAATATGCCTAAAATGGGTGGTTTGCCTATGCTACGGCAAATGATGACCATTAATCCTCAGTTACCCGCTATTGTTATTTCTGCAAATGATGTTATGTCAGATGTGATCGAGGCCCTTAGAATTGGTGCATCGGATTACTTAATTAAACCTGTAACAGATTTATTTGTAGTTGAAGCTGCAATTCAACAAGCATTAGCAAGTGCAAAAAGCGAGTTTGCGGCTAAAGCTAATGATGGCAGTGATGATTTTTCGCAGCAATTTGCCGATTTATCTTATTATGAACTCAATCAAAATTTATTGCTGCTTGAGCAAAATTCCCAAGCCGCTAAAAATGTCCAACAGCAATTGTTTCCCGCCTCTCACATTCAATATCCTAATGCAGCCATAAATTACAGCTTGTTTAAAAATAATGATGTTAGTGCTTATTTTATTGACTCGACTATGGTAGATGATGATCATTTAGTGATGTATATGGCGCACTTTTTACCTGAAGATAACAGATCGGCTTTTGGATGTGTGCTGCTGAGTAGTTTCGTTAATGATAAGTTGAAAAGATTCCGAATAGGACAAAGTAGTATCTTACTCAATCCCGCCGAAATGTTAACTTATCTCAATGATAAAATGATGAATTCTGGCTTACATCTTTTCGCTAATATGGTTTATGTGTGTATTGATTTGCGTTCTTTTGATACAACAATTGCTCAAGCAGGTGAAGGTTTGCGGTGTTATTTACGCAATGTATCAGGTTTAGCCCCATTAGCATTGCCCAAATGTCAGCCCATTGGTTCTGTGTTGTGTAAAGTGCAAATGACTCATGAGCGGCGATTGATGCCTGGAGAATCTATTTGTATTGGCACCTGTGAACAACAGCATCAGCAATTGTTACTCGATGATCAATTTAAAGGTTTAGTATTTGATAAAACCATTGTTGCTGGTGGTTTTATGCAACTTGATGTTAGTTGA